One genomic window of Deinococcus peraridilitoris DSM 19664 includes the following:
- a CDS encoding carboxymuconolactone decarboxylase family protein codes for MSKPYHLQLPQVTLENAEPEAREVLERAKRQVGRLPNMYLLMANHPGLLETYLNGYDHLRKSSRLNPVEQEVVFLTLSRENSCEYCTSVHSFIADQMSKVPTEVTDAIRDGRPIPDARLEALRTFVRVMHDTRGRPDQAAAQAFFDAGYSEQHILDVILAIAVKTISNYANHVFNTPLDEAFSSREWRGEPVT; via the coding sequence GTGAGCAAGCCTTATCACCTTCAGCTTCCCCAGGTTACCCTCGAAAACGCCGAACCCGAAGCGCGCGAAGTGCTCGAGCGCGCCAAGCGACAGGTCGGGCGGCTGCCCAACATGTACCTCTTGATGGCCAACCACCCTGGGCTGCTCGAAACCTACCTGAACGGCTACGACCACTTGCGCAAGTCCTCACGCCTGAACCCGGTCGAGCAGGAAGTCGTCTTTCTGACACTCAGCCGCGAAAATAGCTGCGAGTACTGCACCAGTGTGCACAGTTTCATCGCCGACCAGATGTCCAAGGTTCCCACGGAGGTCACCGACGCCATTCGTGACGGCCGGCCCATCCCGGACGCCCGGCTCGAGGCGCTGCGCACCTTCGTGCGGGTCATGCACGACACGCGTGGCCGACCGGACCAGGCGGCTGCCCAGGCCTTTTTCGACGCCGGGTACAGTGAGCAGCATATCCTCGACGTGATCCTGGCGATTGCCGTGAAGACCATCAGCAACTACGCCAACCATGTCTTTAACACCCCGCTCGACGAGGCGTTCAGTTCGCGCGAGTGGCGTGGTGAGCCCGTTACCTGA
- the trxA gene encoding thioredoxin: protein MSVTPTVLSDDTFNDTTANGLTLVDFWAPWCGPCRTVGPIVEQLAGEYAGRVQVAKINVDENPRMAAEFGIQGIPTLLLLKDGQPVDAVIGAHPKRAIAQMLDQHLGASPQG, encoded by the coding sequence ATGAGCGTTACACCCACTGTGCTGTCCGACGATACCTTCAACGACACCACCGCCAACGGCCTGACGCTGGTGGATTTCTGGGCGCCCTGGTGCGGACCCTGCCGCACCGTCGGGCCGATCGTCGAGCAACTCGCCGGGGAGTACGCCGGACGCGTGCAGGTCGCCAAGATCAACGTGGACGAAAACCCACGGATGGCCGCCGAGTTCGGCATCCAGGGCATCCCGACACTGCTGCTGCTGAAAGACGGCCAGCCGGTTGACGCTGTGATCGGCGCTCATCCCAAGCGCGCGATCGCCCAGATGCTCGACCAGCACCTCGGTGCCTCCCCTCAAGGCTGA
- the trxB gene encoding thioredoxin-disulfide reductase — protein sequence MRAIHEYDVVIIGGGPAGLTAAIYTGRGSLSTLILEKGQPGGQIAQTEEVENYPGFPDPISGMELSQRMVQQAEKFGATLEMDEVEGIERSAQGFVIKGYEANYTARAVIIATGANPKRLGIPGEELYWGRGVSTCATCDGFFYRSKQVVVIGGGDAAIEEGLFLTKFADTVTVIHRRDTLRANKVAQARAFSNPKMKFVWDSAVEEVLGDQAVTGVRVRNLKSGEVQEMATDGVFVFIGHEPNTGFLGELVKLRDDGYVEVNDEIFTSVPGVFAAGDVSDYSYRQLATSVGAGTRAAMSAERMLAHLEVQEVATREEQEQDEVTL from the coding sequence ATGCGTGCAATTCATGAATACGACGTGGTGATCATCGGCGGAGGACCGGCCGGATTGACGGCGGCGATCTACACCGGACGGGGCAGCCTGAGCACCCTGATCCTCGAAAAAGGCCAGCCGGGCGGGCAGATCGCCCAGACCGAAGAAGTCGAGAACTACCCGGGCTTCCCGGATCCCATCAGCGGCATGGAACTGTCCCAGCGCATGGTGCAGCAGGCCGAGAAGTTCGGCGCCACCCTGGAGATGGACGAGGTGGAGGGTATCGAGCGCTCCGCCCAGGGCTTTGTGATCAAAGGCTACGAAGCGAACTACACGGCCCGCGCGGTGATCATCGCCACGGGGGCCAATCCCAAACGGCTGGGCATTCCCGGAGAGGAACTCTACTGGGGGCGGGGGGTCAGCACCTGCGCCACCTGCGACGGCTTCTTCTACCGGAGCAAACAGGTGGTGGTAATCGGTGGGGGAGACGCCGCCATCGAAGAAGGCCTCTTTCTGACCAAGTTCGCCGACACCGTGACGGTCATTCACCGCCGTGACACCCTGCGGGCCAACAAGGTGGCGCAGGCGCGGGCCTTTTCCAATCCCAAGATGAAGTTCGTCTGGGACAGTGCCGTGGAGGAAGTGCTGGGTGACCAGGCGGTCACCGGGGTGAGGGTGCGCAACCTCAAGAGCGGTGAAGTGCAGGAGATGGCCACGGACGGGGTATTCGTGTTCATCGGTCATGAGCCGAACACCGGTTTTCTGGGTGAGCTGGTGAAACTGCGTGATGACGGGTATGTGGAGGTCAACGACGAGATCTTCACCTCGGTGCCGGGGGTCTTCGCGGCCGGGGACGTCAGTGACTACTCCTACCGCCAGCTCGCCACCAGCGTCGGTGCCGGAACCCGCGCCGCCATGAGCGCCGAGCGCATGCTTGCCCACCTGGAAGTTCAAGAAGTGGCAACACGAGAAGAGCAAGAGCAAGACGAGGTCACCTTATGA
- a CDS encoding carboxymuconolactone decarboxylase family protein: MPRISPINPETASPELQQTLYTVKSKMGGKLPNLVTTFAQSPAALNGYLGFGNGVQSGTLSPQLREQIALVVAQANGCDYCLAAHSMLGKMRGLDDQNVRQARQGQASDPKVQAALGFAQAIVEQRGRVTNMDLQAIRDAGYNDEEIVEITVNVAYNILTNYLNNVADTDIDFPHAPPLSSAAD; encoded by the coding sequence ATGCCACGCATCAGCCCCATCAACCCGGAAACGGCCAGCCCTGAACTTCAGCAGACCCTCTACACCGTCAAAAGCAAAATGGGCGGAAAACTCCCCAACCTCGTCACCACCTTCGCGCAATCGCCCGCGGCGCTCAACGGCTACCTCGGCTTCGGGAACGGCGTGCAGAGCGGAACTCTCAGCCCTCAACTGCGTGAACAGATCGCCCTGGTCGTCGCGCAGGCGAACGGTTGCGATTACTGCCTCGCCGCGCACAGCATGCTGGGAAAAATGCGTGGGCTTGACGACCAGAACGTCCGGCAAGCCCGTCAGGGTCAAGCCAGTGACCCGAAAGTTCAGGCGGCCCTGGGTTTCGCCCAGGCCATCGTCGAGCAACGTGGGCGCGTCACCAACATGGATCTTCAGGCAATCCGTGACGCCGGTTATAACGACGAAGAGATCGTCGAGATAACGGTGAATGTCGCCTACAACATCCTCACCAACTACCTCAACAATGTCGCCGACACCGACATCGACTTCCCGCACGCCCCGCCACTCAGCAGCGCCGCCGATTGA